The segment AAAGGAATGGCAATACGATACCCCAGCGGAATGCTGGTGATCGTGCTCTCCAAGATCGTGCCCAGAATTTCCCGGGCCAGGTTCAGATGTACGAGCATGGCGGAAATGTTTTCGAACCAGGCGATGAATTGAGGAGCTACCAGTTGAAGCAGCGGCAAAAGCCGGGCACCAAGAACGAGCAGCAGCACAAACAAACCCGCCGTGAGCGTCGCCACGGATGATGTAGTCTCCCGCTGGCGTTCGATTCTTCGTTGACGTGCCAGGCGCGCGCGCCAGCGCTGCGTGAAACCCGGGCGAGGCGACAGCGTTGCCGCATTGAAAAACCGGCTTTCTACGGCATGCAGCGCTTCTGCATACGCAGCACACCGCGCACAAGAGGCAAGATGATCCTGCAGCAAGCGCGCCTCACTTCCGGAGAGCGCATCCTGCTCGAACAACCATTTCTCAAAGGGCTGATGCTTCATCATGTCTACCTCGCGTCGTCAAAAGACTGGTTTCCTGTTCCATCCACTGCTGTGCTACTTCACGCCGGGCCCGGTGCAACCGGCTTTTCACGGCCGAAACGGTAAGGGAAAGCGTTTGCGATATCTCCTCGTACGACATCTCATACCAGTAACGTAAAACGATCGCGGCACGGTCTTTCTCCGCCAATTGATGCAGCACGTTACGAACCGATTCCTCGGTCTCGGAACGGGCGACCATGGCTTCCGGACCCGGTTTGTCATCGGGCTTCTCCTGACTCGGAAGCAGGTCCTCCAAAGACAGGGCCAGAATGCGTTTCTTCCGCAGACGATCGATACAGTGATGCGAAGCGATGGAAAGCAGCCAGGTCGTGAACGAACGATTCAAATCGTAGCTGCCGAGTCCCTGATAGGCCTTGAGGAAGGATTCCTGCGCTGCGTCTTCCGCTTCCGCCCCGTCACCCAACATACGGTAGCAAAGGTTGTAGACGGGCGACTGATACGCTTCGACCAAACGAGCGAATGCATCATCATCGCCAAGCACGGCGAGGCCTATCCATTCCTGTTCCTGTGTCCGATCAGGCATACCCGTCTCTTTGTCCGCGAGCGTTTCTACTTCCTATACGCAGAGATTGTCCTCAGGTTGCACGTATTTTACAAGGATTTGAAATAATGAAGCGAGCAGGAGCACCGTACGCAATGACGGGATGAGGCGCGGCGCAGCGCTTACACCGCGACCCTGAACTGCGTTTCGTACAATTGGGCGTACATCCCGCCCATGGTCAGCAATTCATCGTGACGGCCCTGTTCGACCAGTCGGCCCTCATCGAGCACCAGAATCTGATCCGCACCGATGACCGTGCTCAGCCGGTGGGCGATCACGAATGAAGTTCTGCCCTGCATCACGACCTCCATCGCTTGTTGAATAAGCGCTTCGGATTGAGAATCGAGATGGCTGGTGGCTTCGTCCAGAATCAACACTTTCGGGTCTTTCAATAGAACGCGGGCGATGGCCACGCGCTGTTTCTCGCCACCAGAAAGTCGATAGCCGCGTTCGCCAACGACCGTATCGTAGCCGCGCGGCAAGGAGTCAATGAAACCGTGGATATTCGCGGCGCGGCAAGCGCGCTCGAGTTCCGCTTGCGTCGCATCGGGTTTGGCGTAGCGAAGGTTTTCCGCCAATGTCGTGTGGAACAGAAAAGTTTCTTGCGTGACCATGCCGACATTTTCGGCCAGCGAATCGATGGCCAGATCGCGGATATCATGGCCATCGAGTAGAACGCGGCCTTGCGTGGGGTCATACAGCCTGGGAATCAGGTACGTGATCGTCGTTTTTCCGGCTCCGCTCGGCCCGACGAGCGCTGCGATCTCGCCCGCGTTCACCTCAAAACTGACCTCTCGAAGTGCGTAGCGAATTTCGTCGTCGCCTTCAGGCGCGGTTCCACCGCCTTCCCTGGCCGGCGTTTCCGATATCACGTACGCGGCATGGCGTCCCCATCGAAAGCGGCGCACTTCCTCCAGGCCGACGATCGCTTCTTGGGAGCCTCTGTAACTGAAGGACACGTCATCAAAGCGGATGTGGCCTTGCGCATTCTTGAGGTAAATTGCATTCGGACGATCTTGGATCTCGATGGGCAAATCCATGACCTCGAAGACCCGTTCGAAACTGACCATCGAAGTGGCGAACTCAACCCGCGCATTGGTCATTGCCATGAGCGGGCCATACAGGTCACTCAGATATGCAGTGAATGCGACGATGGTGCCGATGGTGAAAGCGCCGCGCAGCACCAATTGACCACCCACCCAGAAGACCAGAGCCGTGCCGATGGCGCCGGACAAGCTCAGGGCGAGATTGAACCAACGGCCTACCACAGCCTGGCGCACGCCAATATCTCGCACGCCTGCAGCTCGTTCTTCGAATCGTGCAATCTCGGATTTATGACGCCCGAAAATCTTGATCAACAGCGCGCCGCTGATGTTGAGCGTCTCATTCATCAGGGCATTCATGCGTGCGTTGAGATCCATCGATTCTCTTGCGATCCTGCGCAGCACCTTGCCAACCCGGCGTGCGGGCAGGACAAACAGCGGCAGAATGGCGATTCCGATCAGCGTCAAGCGCCACTCGAGTGACAACATCAATACCAACGTCGCGATCAAAGAGAAGATGTTGCTGACAATCGTAACCAGAGTTCCGGTTATGGCTCGCTGTGCGCCGATCACATCGTTGTTCAAGCGGGACATCATCTCACCCACTTGTGTATTCGTGTAGAACCGCAGACTCATGCTTTGCAAATGCGCATAAACGGAACGGCGCAGGTCGAATATGATGCCCTCACCGATGCGCGCACTGGTGTAGCGCTGGATCACTCCGAGCAGTCCGTTTGCCAGGGGCACTGCGACCATGCCCAACGCCAGCAGGTTGAGCCGTGTGAGATTCTTTTGTGGAATAGCGTGATCGATCAAATCCCGAATGAGCAGCGGCGGGATCAGCGCGAGCAACGAGATTGCCAGCATCGTGATCAATACAACGACGACGCCCTTCCAGTATGGGAAAGCATAATCGGACACTCGGCGCAGCAGCGCACGGCTTACTTCCGGTCGATCCTGATCCTCATCGTAGCGGATGTACGACCACCAACCCCCACTGTGCATACCCATCGGTGCTTACCTCAGATAGCCCTGGATTTTCAGTCAGGAACATTATATCGCAGCGTAGAAGCTCGTTAGCCGGAGCACACGAAAGCCAGGACGCTGGGTGCGATTGGGATTTCAACAAAGTCGGAGCATCTACAGCCGCAGGGACGATCGTGTGGCGTACCGGGGCGGCCGCATCAATCTACGAGGTTGTCTGCGGCATCTTCGCTTCCGAGATCGTCGGTGGCCAGATTGGAGAGAACAGGGAAATCCTCCATGAAGAGGATATTCTCGAAGGCATAGATTACCTCGGCCTGAATCGCCGAGGTTGCGATGCTGGGGACCATGCACTTCGCAGAGTAGAAAACGTGATCGTGGACGGAGATCAACTCGGTTTTCCGAATTTCGACTTCCAGCCACACATTCTTCCGCACGTCGTTGGTGTAAAAGGCGTAATCATCCGGAAAACATTGATCCATCATCCCGTTCCCCAGGCCAAAAAAGATGGGGGTATCTTCGATCTGGAGAACGCCTTGCGGTACGTGCGCGCCGTGACCGATGACGAGATCCGCACCGTATTGAACGGCTGCAAGAGCGAATTGCACTTGATTTTCTGTAACCGCTCGCTCGAATTCCTTTCCACTGTGAAACGTGACGATGAGGAAGTCGACCGCCGGTCTCAGTTTCTCCATGTCCTCTTTAAACACCTCCGCATCCATCGGCATGACGCCCGCGTGGTCTGAGTCGGCGACCCATGCATCGATGATCACGTTGGTATCGGCGTACGCCAGGATCCCGATCACCGTTCCGTCGAGCTCGAGGACGTATGGCGCCCGAGCCGTCGAGAGATCTTTGCCGGCGCCGAGAACGCTGATTCCGGCATCCGAAAGAGTCTTGATCCCATGGCGCATGCACGCTTCACCCAGATTCATCGTATGGTTGTTGGCTTGATCGATCGCCAACGCCGTCTCCCCCAGTTCGGTCTGCAAACCAATCAGGGAAGCAGGAGTCACCCAAAGGATGTTACTCCCGCGGGGCTTCAGATCGAAACCGGCTTCGACGGGATCACACAGCCCGCCTTCTGCGTTGAAGAACACGAGGTCCATACCCTGCATCAACGGCAGCAGGTTTACGAAGGAATCGACCAGGGGAACATGCCAATCCGGATTGTCTCCCCAACGTCCTTCGTTTACATCGCCGCCAAAGAGTAAATGTACGGAATCCTGAGGGGTGTCTGCGGCTTTCGGCTCCGGTTCGGAAACGATGGAAGACAGCTTTCCCGTAAGCGGTGCCGGGGTAGGACTCACGATCGACTCGACTTCCTGGAACGCATCAGAGGGATGTAGTTGGGTTTGTGGGAGCACGACTTCTTCAACCGATTCAAGGGCAACCGGATTGATTATGGGGAAGAACGATATCACCAGGGCGAATGAAACCATGAGGCTCAAACCGAAGCCCATGGCCAAGTAGAGACTGTGCTGTGGCCTGATGAGACCATTCTCCACGTTATCAACCTATCGAGTTCGCGATTTTGGCGATCGAGGTGGCCTGCCGGCGCAGGCAGGACATGATCGTAAAACGTCGCTGTACGAGCTTGGATACTTATTGAACCATTGCTTAATGTGTTTTTCATAGGGGAAATATCTCCCAATACCCGCTTCTATTATTTATGTCGAGTTCGATTCAGAATTCCATAGAATCAAGTTGCCCCAGACCGGTTGGATGGACCACGCATCATCGATCGCTGCACTCCTCTCAAAAGCAAGCGTTCAGCCGAAGTTTTCACCCACCGAATCGAAGTGTTATACTGCGACAAGCAAGCGCACACTGTTCTTACATCACCGAGTCGACGACGCAGCCCAAAGGAACTCTCGGAAACGATTGCGCCAATGCGGGGAAGAAAAGGTGAAAAAATCGCTAAACAAGGAAGACATTTTCCCTGCCAGTGAGAGGAATGAGAACTCCAAACTCGCGGAACTCCTGGCAACCGATGCACCAGGCGCGTATGCGATCGTCATCCTACTGAAGCGGCGCTGCGATCTGCCCGTAGGACGGTTGGGAATCCACTCATTTGCACCCGGTTATTCCATCTATCTCGGCAGCGCGCTCGGTCCCGGAGGGGTGCGGGCAAGAGTCCAGCGTCATCTGCGCTGCACGACGATGAAACCGGCGCATTGGCAAGTTGACCGTCTCCTGGCTGTGGGCGAGATCGTCGAAGTGTGGTGGAGATACGGAAAAGAACGTATGGAGTGCCTTTGGTCCGCAAGGCTGAGCAAGATCGGCAGCATTCAAGTTCCAGGATTTGGCGCCTCGGACTGCCGCTGCCCCGGCCATCTCGTACGCTTCGAAGATCGAAACCGCGTATCGATCGCTTACAAACATCTCGGAGTCGATCTTCATCGGCAGAAAATCGTCGAAACTCATCCGCTCGCGCCGCCCGGTTAGGAGGGAAACATCATGGATCGAGAAATTCTCATCTCTGCGGGGGACGTTGCCGCGTTCGCACGCCTGTTTGAAAACGAGACCGCCAGAGTCATTTGGGAAGCACTTCCGCTGAACGGGATCGCTCACCGCTGGGGTGAGGAAATATACTTCGATATTCCGGTCGTGATTCCAGAATCAGATGATGCCCGCCAAGAAATGCGGATTGGGGAACTGGCGTACTGGCCGGCCGGGAACGCGTTCTGCATCTTCTTCGGCCGCACACCGATCAGCGAGGGTCAAA is part of the Anaerolineales bacterium genome and harbors:
- a CDS encoding GIY-YIG nuclease family protein, whose amino-acid sequence is MKKSLNKEDIFPASERNENSKLAELLATDAPGAYAIVILLKRRCDLPVGRLGIHSFAPGYSIYLGSALGPGGVRARVQRHLRCTTMKPAHWQVDRLLAVGEIVEVWWRYGKERMECLWSARLSKIGSIQVPGFGASDCRCPGHLVRFEDRNRVSIAYKHLGVDLHRQKIVETHPLAPPG
- a CDS encoding sigma-70 family RNA polymerase sigma factor gives rise to the protein MPDRTQEQEWIGLAVLGDDDAFARLVEAYQSPVYNLCYRMLGDGAEAEDAAQESFLKAYQGLGSYDLNRSFTTWLLSIASHHCIDRLRKKRILALSLEDLLPSQEKPDDKPGPEAMVARSETEESVRNVLHQLAEKDRAAIVLRYWYEMSYEEISQTLSLTVSAVKSRLHRARREVAQQWMEQETSLLTTRGRHDEASAL
- a CDS encoding cyclophilin-like fold protein — protein: MDREILISAGDVAAFARLFENETARVIWEALPLNGIAHRWGEEIYFDIPVVIPESDDARQEMRIGELAYWPAGNAFCIFFGRTPISEGQTPKAYANVNPFGIIEQNAGVFTAINDGAQITISRRGKTS
- a CDS encoding zf-HC2 domain-containing protein; translation: MMKHQPFEKWLFEQDALSGSEARLLQDHLASCARCAAYAEALHAVESRFFNAATLSPRPGFTQRWRARLARQRRIERQRETTSSVATLTAGLFVLLLVLGARLLPLLQLVAPQFIAWFENISAMLVHLNLAREILGTILESTITSIPLGYRIAIPFVLFTMFALWFTSMYRLGILPFRRRL
- a CDS encoding CapA family protein, whose amino-acid sequence is MENGLIRPQHSLYLAMGFGLSLMVSFALVISFFPIINPVALESVEEVVLPQTQLHPSDAFQEVESIVSPTPAPLTGKLSSIVSEPEPKAADTPQDSVHLLFGGDVNEGRWGDNPDWHVPLVDSFVNLLPLMQGMDLVFFNAEGGLCDPVEAGFDLKPRGSNILWVTPASLIGLQTELGETALAIDQANNHTMNLGEACMRHGIKTLSDAGISVLGAGKDLSTARAPYVLELDGTVIGILAYADTNVIIDAWVADSDHAGVMPMDAEVFKEDMEKLRPAVDFLIVTFHSGKEFERAVTENQVQFALAAVQYGADLVIGHGAHVPQGVLQIEDTPIFFGLGNGMMDQCFPDDYAFYTNDVRKNVWLEVEIRKTELISVHDHVFYSAKCMVPSIATSAIQAEVIYAFENILFMEDFPVLSNLATDDLGSEDAADNLVD
- a CDS encoding ABC transporter ATP-binding protein; the encoded protein is MGMHSGGWWSYIRYDEDQDRPEVSRALLRRVSDYAFPYWKGVVVVLITMLAISLLALIPPLLIRDLIDHAIPQKNLTRLNLLALGMVAVPLANGLLGVIQRYTSARIGEGIIFDLRRSVYAHLQSMSLRFYTNTQVGEMMSRLNNDVIGAQRAITGTLVTIVSNIFSLIATLVLMLSLEWRLTLIGIAILPLFVLPARRVGKVLRRIARESMDLNARMNALMNETLNISGALLIKIFGRHKSEIARFEERAAGVRDIGVRQAVVGRWFNLALSLSGAIGTALVFWVGGQLVLRGAFTIGTIVAFTAYLSDLYGPLMAMTNARVEFATSMVSFERVFEVMDLPIEIQDRPNAIYLKNAQGHIRFDDVSFSYRGSQEAIVGLEEVRRFRWGRHAAYVISETPAREGGGTAPEGDDEIRYALREVSFEVNAGEIAALVGPSGAGKTTITYLIPRLYDPTQGRVLLDGHDIRDLAIDSLAENVGMVTQETFLFHTTLAENLRYAKPDATQAELERACRAANIHGFIDSLPRGYDTVVGERGYRLSGGEKQRVAIARVLLKDPKVLILDEATSHLDSQSEALIQQAMEVVMQGRTSFVIAHRLSTVIGADQILVLDEGRLVEQGRHDELLTMGGMYAQLYETQFRVAV